DNA sequence from the Azospirillum thiophilum genome:
GCCGAGGCACAGGCGCCGGCCTCGGCTGCGTCGGCCTTCTCCGCCACCGGCGGCACCGACGCGGTGGCGGCCAGCGCCGAGAGCGATTTCGGCGGCTTCCTCGACAAGTCGATCGCCCAGGCGGTCGACACGCTGAAGGAGAGCGAGCGGGTGTCGCTGGCCGCGGTGTCGGGCAAGGCCAGCGCCCAGGACGTGGTGCGCTCGGTGCTGGCCGCCGAGATGACGGTGCAGAGCGTCGTCGCCATCCGCGACAAGATGGTCCAGGCCTATCAGGAGATCATGCGGATCGCGGTGTGAGCCGTCGCGCCTGCCCCCTCCCCATCCCTCCCCCGCTTCGCGGGAGAGGGGGCAGGACATCCGTTCAAGTTGCTGCCATGCCGAAGCGGCGGAGTTCCCTCTCCCGCGGTCGGACCGGCCTTAGGCCGGCCGAGTGCGGGGGAGGGTTAGGGAGGGGGCAACGCAGAGCCACAACTCCCTACAAGCGAAGGACCATCCCCGCCATGAATCAGGCCGACGTGCTGGAGGTGCTGCGCAGCGGCATATGGACGACCCTGCTGGTCGCGGCGCCGCCGCTGATCGTCGCGGTGGTTGTCGGCGTGTCGATTTCGCTGGTGCAGGCGCTGACCCAGGTTCAGGAGATGACCTTGACCTTCGTGCCGAAGATCGTTGCCATCCTGGCGGTAACGGTGCTGGCGCTTCCCTTCATGTATGGTACGCTCGCCACCTACGCGGATCGGTTGAGCGACCTGATTGTCGCCATCGATTAGCGCAGTGGCGAAGCGGCGCAGACCGATGCGGGCAGTCCTTCCCCTTCTCGGCCTTCCCCTTTTCGGCTTGCTCGCCTATCCGGCCGGCGGTGCGGCGGCATCGCCGGCCGGCGCCTCTCAGATCGGGATTTGGAGCACCGCGCTCTATGCCGCGCCCAAGGTGCCGCCCAAGGCCCCGCCAAATGCTCCGGTCCAGCGGTCGGGGAAGGCGCTGCCGCCCGAAGCGCAATGCATCGCCGCCATCCTGGACGCGGAAAAGGCGGCCGGCATCGCCGACCATCTGCTGCTGGCGATGGGCTTCACCGAATCCGGGCGGCGGACCGAGGACAGGCTGTTCACCGCCTGGCCCTGGACGGTGAATACCGAAGGGAAGTCCCATTATTTCCAGACCCGCGACGAGGCCATCGCCTTCGTGCGGGCGGCGCAGGCGCGGGGCGTGCAGTCCATCGACGTCGGTTGCCTCCAGGTCAATCTGCGCTGGCACCCGGATGCCTTCCCCGACCTCGCCACCGCCTTCGACCCGCCCGCCAACGCCCGCTATGCGGCCTCCTTCCTGTCGGCGCTGCGGCGCGACCACGGCTCGCTGGAGACCGCCGTCGCCCGCTACCATTCCGCTCAGTCCGAGCGCGGCGAGGCCTATCGCCAGCGCGTGACCGGCAACCTGCGCTGGGTCGCCGGGGCGCTGGGCTATCTGGAGACGCTTGCGGCCGGGCCGGTGGGCGCGGCGCCGGTCTGGACCGCGGCGGAGCGCGGCCGGCTGAGCTTCCTGTCCGGCCTGTTCGCCGACGGGCCGGCCCGGCCGCTGCTGCCGGAAGGGCAGAACTGAGGCCGCCGCCCGGCGCCGCGCGGAGTTCTGCCGCGTCCGCTCAATGCGGGAAATGTTCGACGTGGCTTTCCGCGGTGCGGCCGTAATAGACGACCCGCCTGCCGAGGAAGGAGACCATGTAGCCGGCACAGCCGGCCGCCCTCACCGTCTCGCAGAATCCCCGGTAGCTGTAGCCGGGCGAATTGGCCTGGGCCTCGCGGACGGCGGCCTCGATCGCGTCGGCGCGGAAGGCGGCGGCGACCGGACCCGGCACGGCCATGGCCGGCAGCTCGACGCTGTCGCCGTCGGGCAGATAGTAGGTGCTGGTGCCGCGGCGGTAATCGACGGCGTAGCCTTCGAAGCCGGCGGCAATGAGGGTGCCGACGATGGTCGGGAAGTCCATGGTGCCGTCATGGGAGGCGGCAAGGCAGCTTCGGGCGATCGACGTCTGCTGCGCGTTCATCGGCGCTCTCCTTGGCAGTGGGATGTGTGATGGACAGGGTGACTGCCTGCGCGCCCGCTCAAGTCAGGGGGCTGCCCTTCAGCCCCTGCGCCGCGGCGACCTTCTTCAGGATCCGGTCGATCTGCGCCCGCTCGTCGGGGGTCAGGCAGCCGAAGGCGGCGGCATCGTTCTCGTCGGCCAGCCGGGCCAGCTCCGGCACCAGCAGCGCCCCGGCCTCCGACAGGGCCAGGCTGTGCGCGCGGCCGTCCTTCGGGTCGTCGCTGCGCGTGACCAGTGCCTTGGCGACCAGCCGGTCGGCCAGCTTGCTGATCGCGCCGCGGGTCATTCCCATCCGTCCGGCCAGCCGATTGGGAGCGAGCGGACCGGTTGCATACAGCTCCCGCAGCATGACCCACTCGGCCACGGTCACGTCCATGCCCTCCAGCCGGCGGGCGAAGGCGAAGGAGACATGGTTGGACACCAGACGCATCCAGTAGCCGAGATGTTCGGTCAGGCCGGAGATGGTATCGGGGGATCGCATGGTGGCCGCCTTGTTTGTTAACTAGGAAACTATCAATGTTTTGTTTCCTAGTCAACTATTTTCCGGGAGGCTGGCCGGCGCGGTCTCCCGTGCCGATTGGCCCGGCCTTAAATCCCGGTTTTACCGCGACACCCTATCGTTCCCGGAACGCGACCTTTCCCTCGAACCCTTCCGGAACGCCATGACCTTCACGGATCACGTCCGCAGCCGGTTCGGCCTGATCGGCGACATCGGTCTGGCGAACCGCGACGTGCTGTTCGCGGTCGCCATCCTGATGGTGCTGGCGGTGCTGTTCCTGCCGGTGCCGTCCTGGTTCCTCGATCTCGGGCTGGCGCTGTCCTTCTCGGTCGCGGTGCTGGTGCTGATGGTGTCGCTGTGGATCCCGCGGCCGCTCGACTTCTCCTCGTTCCCCACCGTGCTGCTGGTGGTGACGATGATGCGGCTGGCGCTGAACATCGCGTCGACCCGCCTGATCCTCAGCGAGGGGCACAACGGCCACGGCGCCGCCGGCCACGTCATCCAGGGCTTCAGCCAGTTCGTGATGGGCGGCAACTTCGTCATCGGCGTGGTGATCTTCTGCATCCTGGTGGTGATCAACTTCGTGGTCATCACCAAGGGCGCCACCCGCATCGCCGAGGTCGGCGCCCGCTTCACGCTCGACGCCATCCCCGGCAAGCAGATGGCGATCGACGCCGACCTGTCGGCCGGCATGATCGACGACATCGAGGCGCGGCGGCGGCGCAAGGAGCTGGAGGACGAAAGCACCTTCTACGGCGCCATGGACGGCGCGTCGAAATTCGTGCGCGGCGACGCGGTGGCCGGGCTGGTCATCACCGTCATCAACGTGCTGGGCGGCATGGCGATCGGCATCGCCCAGAAGGGGATGAGCTTCGACAGCGCCGCCTCCGCCTACACCACGCTGACGGTGGGCGACGGGCTGGCGACCCAGATCCCGGCGCTGGTGGTGTCGCTGGCCGCCGGCCTGCTGGTGACCAAGGGCGGCAATGTCGGCTCGGCCGAAAAGGCGGTGATCGACCAGCTCGGCGCCTATCCCAAGGCGCTGCTGGTGGCGGCCGGGCTGCTGATGGCGCTGGCGGTGACGCCGGGCCTGCCGATGGCGCCCTTCCTGGTCATGGGCGGCGCCTTCGCCCTGCTCGGCTGGTACGCGCCGCGGCGCAAGGCCCGCCGAGTCGCGCTGGCCAAGCTGGACGAGAGCCGCAAGGCCCCCGCCGCCGCCCCGGAGGAGACGGTCGAGGACATGCTGAAGGTCGACGAGGTGAAGGTGGAGGTCGGCAACCACCTCGTCCCGCTGATCCTCAACAAGAACGGCCCGCTGACCACCAAGGTCAAGACGCTGCGCAAGCGCTTCGCCACCGAGTTCGGCTTCATCCTGCCGTCGGTGCGCATCAAGGATTCCAGCTTCTTGGCCCCCAAGAGCTACGTCATCAGCATCATGGGGGTGGAGGCGGCGAAGGGCGAGGTGCGGCCAAAGCACCTGCTCGCCATCGATCCCACCGGCGGGGCGGTGCCCGACATCGCCGGCGACGCGACGCGCGAGCCGACCTTCGGCCTGCATGCCAAATGGATCGACCCCGCCCGCCACGAGGAGGCGGTGGCCAAGGGCTACACCGTGGTCGATCCGGAAAGCGTCATCACCACCCACCTGACCGAGGTCATCAAGGACAACCTCTCCACCCTGCTGACCTTCGCCGCCTTGCAGAAGCTGATCGACGGGCTGGGGCGCGAGTACCAGAAGCTGATCAACGACATGGTGCCGAGCCAGATCTCGCTGGTCGTGCTGCAACGGGTGCTCCAGCAGCTCCTGTCGGAGCGGGTGTCGATCCGCAACCTGCCGGCCATCGTCGAGGCGGTGGCGGAGGCCGTCGGCTGGACCCGCCACATCACGCTGATCACCGAACATGTGCGCATGCGGCTGGGCCAGCAGATCCACCAGGGGCTTGCCGGGCCGGACGGCTTCGTGTCGGTGATCGCGCTCAGCCCGCGCTGGGAACAGGCGCTGCTCGACGGCATCGCGGTGGAGGGCGACGACCGCCGCTTCGTCATGCCGCCCAGCCAGGTGCAGGAGTTCCTGACCGCGGTGCGGCTGAAGATCCAGAAGCACGCGACTCCCCAGGTCTGGCCCGCCCTGCTGGTGGGGGCGGAGGTGCGGCCCTTCGTCCGCTCGCTGCTGGAACGGGTCAGCCCGATGACCCCGGTGCTGAGCCATGCCGAGCTGCACCGCAAGGCGTCGCTCAAGACCATCGATCAGGTCTAGGCGATGGACGCTCTGAGCCAGCTGCTGACCCTGGAGATCTACCGCGGGCTCGTCGTGCTGGCGCGGGTCGCCGCCGCCATCGGGCTGCTGCCCGGCTTCGGCGAGGCGGCAGTGCCGATGCGGGTGCGGGCGGCGCTGGCGGTCATCGTGACGCTGGTGCTGCTGCCGGGGCTCGACGGGCTGCCCGGCCGCATGCCGGAACAGCCGGTCGACATGCTGCGCACGCTGGCCGGGGAGACGCTGGTCGGCGCCTATCTCGGCCTCGGCGCCCGGCTGTTCATGGCCGCGCTGCAGACCACCGGGGCGCTGGTGGCGCAGGTGGTCGGGCTCAGCAACCCCTTCTCGATGGAGGCGGCCGGGTTCGAGGGCGGGTCGGTCCTGTCCGGCGTGCTGCTGATCGGCGGGCTGGCACTGCTGTTCGCGTCGGACGTGCATTACCTGATGATCGGCGCGCTGG
Encoded proteins:
- the flhA gene encoding flagellar biosynthesis protein FlhA, whose translation is MTFTDHVRSRFGLIGDIGLANRDVLFAVAILMVLAVLFLPVPSWFLDLGLALSFSVAVLVLMVSLWIPRPLDFSSFPTVLLVVTMMRLALNIASTRLILSEGHNGHGAAGHVIQGFSQFVMGGNFVIGVVIFCILVVINFVVITKGATRIAEVGARFTLDAIPGKQMAIDADLSAGMIDDIEARRRRKELEDESTFYGAMDGASKFVRGDAVAGLVITVINVLGGMAIGIAQKGMSFDSAASAYTTLTVGDGLATQIPALVVSLAAGLLVTKGGNVGSAEKAVIDQLGAYPKALLVAAGLLMALAVTPGLPMAPFLVMGGAFALLGWYAPRRKARRVALAKLDESRKAPAAAPEETVEDMLKVDEVKVEVGNHLVPLILNKNGPLTTKVKTLRKRFATEFGFILPSVRIKDSSFLAPKSYVISIMGVEAAKGEVRPKHLLAIDPTGGAVPDIAGDATREPTFGLHAKWIDPARHEEAVAKGYTVVDPESVITTHLTEVIKDNLSTLLTFAALQKLIDGLGREYQKLINDMVPSQISLVVLQRVLQQLLSERVSIRNLPAIVEAVAEAVGWTRHITLITEHVRMRLGQQIHQGLAGPDGFVSVIALSPRWEQALLDGIAVEGDDRRFVMPPSQVQEFLTAVRLKIQKHATPQVWPALLVGAEVRPFVRSLLERVSPMTPVLSHAELHRKASLKTIDQV
- a CDS encoding flagellar biosynthetic protein FliR, which encodes MDALSQLLTLEIYRGLVVLARVAAAIGLLPGFGEAAVPMRVRAALAVIVTLVLLPGLDGLPGRMPEQPVDMLRTLAGETLVGAYLGLGARLFMAALQTTGALVAQVVGLSNPFSMEAAGFEGGSVLSGVLLIGGLALLFASDVHYLMIGALARSYGSWPAGAFPEIGLVAQRFAQLLATTFRLGVGLAAPFILYGLVMNLALGLVNRVMPAMPVYFVATPGMLMVGLGLFMATAGAMLTAFVAALGGWLSGS
- a CDS encoding MarR family winged helix-turn-helix transcriptional regulator — its product is MRSPDTISGLTEHLGYWMRLVSNHVSFAFARRLEGMDVTVAEWVMLRELYATGPLAPNRLAGRMGMTRGAISKLADRLVAKALVTRSDDPKDGRAHSLALSEAGALLVPELARLADENDAAAFGCLTPDERAQIDRILKKVAAAQGLKGSPLT
- the fliQ gene encoding flagellar biosynthesis protein FliQ, with amino-acid sequence MNQADVLEVLRSGIWTTLLVAAPPLIVAVVVGVSISLVQALTQVQEMTLTFVPKIVAILAVTVLALPFMYGTLATYADRLSDLIVAID
- a CDS encoding DUF1398 domain-containing protein — encoded protein: MNAQQTSIARSCLAASHDGTMDFPTIVGTLIAAGFEGYAVDYRRGTSTYYLPDGDSVELPAMAVPGPVAAAFRADAIEAAVREAQANSPGYSYRGFCETVRAAGCAGYMVSFLGRRVVYYGRTAESHVEHFPH
- a CDS encoding transglycosylase, with the translated sequence MRAVLPLLGLPLFGLLAYPAGGAAASPAGASQIGIWSTALYAAPKVPPKAPPNAPVQRSGKALPPEAQCIAAILDAEKAAGIADHLLLAMGFTESGRRTEDRLFTAWPWTVNTEGKSHYFQTRDEAIAFVRAAQARGVQSIDVGCLQVNLRWHPDAFPDLATAFDPPANARYAASFLSALRRDHGSLETAVARYHSAQSERGEAYRQRVTGNLRWVAGALGYLETLAAGPVGAAPVWTAAERGRLSFLSGLFADGPARPLLPEGQN
- a CDS encoding flagellar hook-basal body complex protein FliE, with product MIEMSVGRVAAAYAANRSPAVSGLAEAQAPASAASAFSATGGTDAVAASAESDFGGFLDKSIAQAVDTLKESERVSLAAVSGKASAQDVVRSVLAAEMTVQSVVAIRDKMVQAYQEIMRIAV